A window of the Deinococcus gobiensis I-0 genome harbors these coding sequences:
- a CDS encoding glycoside hydrolase family 26 protein: MTYLRPALVTCALLLSACNTVTRVPVSSSPTASLPVLTDAETGTDGLFFGIFRETASHRTVPATVAAELRRTPASVMWFEQWGNEVPFPTQDVQALQEQGVLPHITWEPWKADLALDDPAQVRLGNIVAGQYDAYITRWARSAAATQKPLLLRFGHEFNGNWYPWATGQNANDPQKYVQAYRHVHDLFRAAGATNVQWIWTYNNDDVPGEAWNAPAAAYPGDAYVDWVGIDGYNWGTNPSWGNWRTVSDLFGSAYAKAQQIAPSKPIMLAEFASSDVGGNKPAWIDDLFQTLPKSFPKVRAFTWFDIQKEEDWRINSTLASQERFIVGLRGKNIRSSGAAMAQVPARTSGGSAGTPSTALPTNARLLANFETLTDGRPTSQDGGRIFLSGYQQDAAHPSSFSNQAAGSEAAPLTVPASGSRSQYAAFDYAVAAPNQYAGVVMTVELRPRSGSDVVGSDQSAYRSLHLDLAGTGATQVRLELIGERSLGIADGSNPQTYVTLPAGVISLDLPVSRFTQPDWAPTKVATTDVMKRLAAVQLVVDQVPASGRIEVDNLALVP; the protein is encoded by the coding sequence ATGACGTATCTCCGGCCTGCCCTCGTGACCTGCGCGCTGCTGCTGAGCGCCTGCAACACTGTCACCCGTGTTCCCGTTTCCAGCAGTCCCACGGCGTCCCTGCCGGTCCTGACCGATGCCGAGACAGGCACGGACGGCCTGTTCTTCGGCATCTTCCGCGAGACCGCCTCGCACCGCACGGTGCCCGCGACGGTCGCCGCCGAGCTGCGCCGCACGCCCGCCAGCGTGATGTGGTTCGAGCAGTGGGGGAACGAGGTGCCTTTCCCGACCCAGGACGTCCAGGCGTTGCAGGAACAGGGCGTCTTGCCGCACATTACCTGGGAACCCTGGAAGGCCGACCTCGCGCTCGACGACCCGGCGCAGGTCCGGCTGGGCAACATCGTCGCCGGGCAGTACGACGCCTACATCACCCGCTGGGCCAGGTCGGCGGCGGCCACCCAGAAACCGCTGCTGCTGCGCTTCGGCCACGAATTCAACGGCAACTGGTATCCCTGGGCCACCGGCCAGAACGCCAACGACCCGCAGAAGTACGTGCAGGCCTACCGCCATGTCCATGACCTGTTCCGGGCGGCGGGCGCGACCAACGTGCAGTGGATCTGGACATACAACAACGACGACGTGCCCGGCGAAGCCTGGAACGCGCCTGCGGCGGCCTATCCCGGCGACGCCTACGTGGACTGGGTGGGCATCGACGGCTACAACTGGGGCACCAACCCCAGCTGGGGCAACTGGCGCACAGTCAGCGACCTGTTCGGGTCGGCCTACGCCAAGGCGCAGCAGATCGCGCCCAGCAAGCCCATCATGCTCGCGGAGTTCGCGTCGTCGGATGTCGGAGGCAACAAGCCCGCCTGGATCGACGACCTGTTCCAGACGCTGCCCAAAAGCTTTCCCAAAGTGCGCGCCTTCACCTGGTTCGACATCCAGAAGGAAGAGGACTGGCGCATCAATTCCACGCTGGCGAGCCAGGAACGCTTCATCGTGGGCCTGCGGGGCAAGAATATCCGCAGCAGCGGCGCGGCGATGGCCCAGGTCCCTGCCCGGACCAGTGGCGGCTCGGCAGGCACGCCGTCCACGGCCCTGCCGACGAACGCCCGCCTGCTGGCGAATTTCGAGACCCTCACGGACGGCCGGCCGACCAGCCAGGACGGGGGCCGCATCTTCCTGAGCGGCTATCAGCAGGACGCGGCGCATCCCAGTTCCTTCAGCAATCAGGCGGCCGGGTCGGAGGCCGCGCCCCTGACCGTGCCGGCCAGCGGCAGCCGCAGCCAGTACGCGGCCTTCGACTACGCGGTCGCGGCCCCCAACCAGTACGCCGGGGTGGTCATGACCGTGGAACTCCGGCCCCGCAGCGGCAGCGACGTGGTGGGCAGCGACCAGAGCGCCTACCGCAGCCTGCATCTGGACCTGGCCGGGACCGGGGCCACCCAGGTGCGGCTGGAACTGATCGGGGAGCGCAGCCTGGGCATCGCCGACGGCAGCAACCCCCAGACCTACGTGACCCTGCCCGCCGGCGTCATCTCGCTGGACCTTCCGGTCAGCCGTTTCACGCAGCCGGACTGGGCCCCCACCAAGGTCGCTACCACCGACGTGATGAAACGTCTGGCCGCCGTACAGCTCGTGGTGGATCAGGTGCCCGCCTCGGGCCGGATCGAGGTGGACAACCTCGCCCTGGTGCCCTGA
- a CDS encoding anti-sigma factor domain-containing protein: MTTHPTELLAGHVLGNLEPREQAAVEAHLAQCPACRAEVARQRDALYGLAQALPAADPPPGTWERIEARRAPGAGPATPSVGRPPWWGLGLAAGVALLLAGGVASGWLFSPARTAQTDVQRWTAQGAAQRPLISRSGAAVGTLLVRPDGQALLVLGRPAPGGQVYQAWGRRASGPRAGVPVSLGLTAGATLRVTWTGYDSVGVSLEPAGGSPAPTRPLGRADVRG, encoded by the coding sequence ATGACTACTCACCCCACCGAGCTGTTGGCGGGGCATGTCCTCGGCAATCTGGAGCCGCGCGAGCAGGCGGCAGTGGAGGCGCATCTGGCCCAGTGCCCGGCCTGCCGCGCGGAGGTGGCCCGGCAGCGCGACGCTCTGTACGGGCTGGCCCAGGCCCTGCCCGCCGCCGACCCGCCGCCCGGCACCTGGGAACGCATCGAGGCCCGGCGCGCCCCCGGGGCTGGCCCGGCCACGCCGTCAGTTGGCCGCCCACCGTGGTGGGGGCTGGGTCTGGCGGCGGGCGTGGCGCTGCTGCTGGCGGGCGGCGTGGCCTCGGGCTGGCTGTTTTCTCCGGCCCGGACCGCCCAGACCGACGTGCAGCGCTGGACGGCCCAGGGGGCGGCCCAGCGACCCCTGATCTCACGCAGTGGCGCGGCGGTCGGCACCCTGCTGGTCCGGCCCGACGGTCAGGCGCTGCTGGTCCTCGGCCGCCCGGCCCCGGGGGGACAGGTCTACCAGGCCTGGGGACGGCGGGCGAGCGGGCCGCGCGCGGGGGTGCCCGTGAGCCTGGGCCTCACGGCGGGGGCCACGCTGCGCGTCACCTGGACCGGCTACGACTCGGTGGGCGTCAGTCTGGAACCGGCCGGAGGCAGCCCGGCCCCGACCCGGCCCCTGGGGCGCGCCGACGTGCGGGGCTGA
- a CDS encoding sigma-70 family RNA polymerase sigma factor gives MPAAHAPPIPRLLARVHLSVPLTDGGPLSAAPRTSAQAHGALMVQLRHGQPEALRALYDEFGGVTYRLCLRMLASPEDAEETLQDTFLRLEAQAGRYDPARGSVQTFVLTIAHHLCLERLRTRRARPQAQPQAAQPEDPAFDLPAPPAPRDPLDRALVEAALRTLPDTDRLLLEEMFFGGYTHAELTARTGLPLGTVKSRLRRALVKLRERMTP, from the coding sequence GTGCCTGCCGCCCACGCCCCACCGATTCCCCGTCTCCTGGCCCGCGTACACCTGTCCGTGCCCCTGACGGACGGTGGGCCTCTGAGCGCCGCGCCCAGGACCAGCGCCCAGGCGCACGGCGCGCTGATGGTGCAACTCCGGCACGGGCAGCCGGAAGCCCTGCGGGCGCTCTACGACGAGTTCGGGGGCGTCACCTACCGGCTGTGCCTGCGCATGCTCGCCTCGCCAGAAGACGCCGAGGAGACGCTCCAGGACACCTTCCTGCGCCTGGAAGCCCAGGCCGGGCGCTACGACCCGGCGCGCGGCAGCGTACAGACTTTCGTCCTGACCATCGCCCACCACCTGTGCCTGGAACGGCTGCGGACCCGCCGGGCACGCCCACAGGCCCAGCCCCAGGCGGCCCAGCCCGAAGACCCCGCCTTCGACCTGCCCGCTCCGCCCGCCCCCCGGGACCCGCTGGACCGGGCGCTGGTCGAGGCCGCGCTGCGGACCCTCCCCGATACGGACCGCCTGCTGCTCGAGGAGATGTTTTTCGGCGGCTATACCCACGCCGAACTGACCGCCCGCACCGGGTTGCCGCTGGGAACAGTCAAGAGTCGGCTGCGCCGCGCCCTGGTCAAGCTGCGCGAGAGGATGACGCCATGA
- a CDS encoding aldo/keto reductase, with protein sequence MTIHKRALGRTGLHVTEIGYGAWGIGADMWKGAQDDESLDALRRYVELGGNFIDTAMGYGDGHSERLVGEVARAHPGTLVATKISPKNMQWPAAPDTAAEQAYPAEHVVRMTEASLERLGLPSIDVQQFHVWNDAWLGQGDWQDAVTQLKRDGKIRHFGISINDHQPANAVKAVEAGVVESVQVIYNVFDQSPQDRLLDACRANGVGVIVRVALDEGSLTGNITPETTFPEGDWRNRYFGGQRKTELQGHLRALEQDLGIDTARLPETALRFVLSHPAVSTVIVGMRSVRNVERNVALGDGEGLPAEQVQKLYRHRWDRNWYDPAQD encoded by the coding sequence ATGACCATTCACAAAAGAGCGCTGGGCCGCACCGGCCTGCATGTCACGGAGATCGGCTACGGAGCCTGGGGCATCGGGGCCGACATGTGGAAGGGCGCGCAGGACGACGAAAGCCTGGACGCGCTGCGCCGCTACGTCGAACTGGGCGGCAACTTCATCGACACCGCGATGGGCTACGGCGACGGCCACAGCGAGCGCCTCGTCGGTGAGGTGGCCCGCGCCCACCCCGGCACCCTGGTCGCCACCAAGATCAGCCCGAAGAACATGCAGTGGCCCGCCGCGCCGGACACCGCCGCCGAGCAGGCCTACCCCGCCGAGCATGTGGTCCGCATGACGGAGGCGAGCCTGGAACGCCTGGGGCTGCCGAGCATCGACGTGCAGCAGTTCCACGTCTGGAACGACGCCTGGCTGGGGCAGGGCGACTGGCAGGACGCCGTGACCCAGCTCAAGCGCGACGGCAAGATCCGGCATTTCGGTATCTCGATCAACGACCACCAGCCGGCCAACGCCGTGAAGGCGGTCGAGGCGGGCGTGGTGGAAAGCGTGCAGGTGATCTACAACGTCTTCGACCAGTCGCCCCAGGACCGGCTGCTCGACGCCTGCCGGGCCAACGGTGTCGGCGTGATCGTGCGGGTGGCGCTGGACGAAGGCAGCCTGACCGGCAACATCACCCCGGAAACCACCTTCCCGGAGGGCGACTGGCGCAACCGTTATTTCGGGGGCCAGCGCAAGACCGAACTGCAGGGCCACCTGCGCGCGCTGGAGCAGGACCTGGGCATCGACACGGCCCGGCTGCCCGAGACCGCGCTGCGGTTCGTGCTGAGCCACCCGGCCGTGAGCACCGTCATCGTGGGGATGCGCAGCGTCCGGAACGTCGAGCGCAACGTGGCGCTGGGCGACGGCGAAGGCCTGCCCGCCGAACAGGTCCAGAAGCTCTACCGCCACCGCTGGGACCGCAACTGGTACGACCCCGCGCAGGACTGA
- a CDS encoding xanthine dehydrogenase family protein molybdopterin-binding subunit, with amino-acid sequence MTSVGRPVKRIEGRAKVLGKARFAAEYPIRGLVYAAPVLSTIPKGRVTGFDLAAAQAAPGVLAVITHLNAPKLPYLPQTPTLSADPKIGHPLRALQDDRVLFDRQYVAVVVADTLERAEAAAALVKVTYQAEPAALSFAAEKRRAFAPNEARLDPQPENPSDYQRGDPDAGMVKAAARIDATYVVPTEHHNPIEPHATIAVWSPAGTLTLYDKSQWPVSVRSQVARAFGLQAGSVRVLAPFVGGGFGGAGRAWPHVILTALVARAVKRPVKFSLSREQMYGTVGFRPHTEQRVRLGADAGGKLLSLVHEATAQTSTYEEYAEATLHPARMLYACDNVRTTYRLVGMNVSTPTFMRGPGEATGAFALESAMDELAVRLNLDPVELRLRNHAEADPEKKLPWSSKSLRQCYADGAERIGWTRRTPAPGSMRDGRLLVGLGMATAVYPANRTASSAKVLLLADGSAVVHSSSSDMGPGTYTSMAQVAADALGLDVSRVRVEIGDTEYPFAPVQGGSQMMASLGPAVMLSAQEARRKAVVLALSDRRSPLYGLDPAGVTVQGGRLFAAGDPSRGETYAALLARLKVASVEGHQTSGPGSEKDRYSFWSFGAHFVEVTVDPDVLETRVRRVVSSLAVGRVINPRIAHSQALGGVIGGLGMALLEETRRDDRYGRVTNANLSEYLVPVNADVPRLEPAYVEEVEPYLNPLGGKGLGELPIVGVAAAVANAVYHATGKRVRDLPIGIEKLL; translated from the coding sequence ATGACCTCGGTCGGCCGACCCGTCAAACGTATCGAGGGCCGGGCGAAGGTGCTGGGCAAGGCCCGGTTCGCCGCCGAGTATCCCATCCGGGGTCTGGTCTACGCCGCGCCGGTGCTGAGCACCATTCCCAAAGGCCGCGTGACCGGCTTCGACCTCGCCGCTGCCCAGGCCGCGCCCGGCGTCCTCGCGGTCATCACGCACCTCAACGCCCCCAAGCTGCCCTATCTGCCCCAGACCCCGACCCTCAGCGCCGACCCCAAGATCGGCCACCCGCTGCGCGCCCTCCAGGACGACCGCGTGCTGTTCGACCGGCAGTATGTGGCTGTGGTCGTGGCCGACACGCTGGAACGCGCCGAGGCCGCCGCCGCCCTGGTGAAGGTGACCTATCAGGCCGAGCCCGCCGCCCTGAGCTTCGCGGCCGAGAAACGCCGGGCCTTCGCACCCAACGAGGCGCGGCTCGACCCCCAGCCCGAGAACCCCTCGGACTACCAGCGGGGCGATCCCGACGCGGGCATGGTGAAGGCGGCGGCGCGGATCGACGCCACCTACGTCGTGCCGACCGAGCACCACAACCCCATCGAGCCGCACGCGACCATCGCCGTCTGGTCGCCGGCCGGCACCCTGACGCTGTACGACAAGTCCCAGTGGCCGGTCAGCGTGCGCAGTCAGGTCGCCCGCGCCTTCGGGCTTCAGGCGGGCAGCGTGCGTGTCCTGGCGCCCTTCGTGGGCGGGGGCTTCGGCGGGGCGGGGCGGGCCTGGCCGCACGTGATCCTGACGGCGCTGGTCGCCAGGGCGGTGAAGCGGCCGGTGAAGTTCTCGCTGTCGCGCGAGCAGATGTACGGCACGGTGGGCTTCCGGCCCCATACCGAGCAGCGCGTGCGCCTGGGAGCCGACGCCGGCGGCAAGTTGCTGTCGCTGGTCCACGAGGCGACCGCGCAGACCAGCACCTATGAGGAATACGCCGAGGCCACGCTGCACCCCGCACGGATGCTGTACGCCTGCGACAACGTGCGGACGACCTACCGGCTGGTCGGCATGAACGTCTCGACGCCCACCTTCATGCGCGGCCCCGGCGAGGCCACCGGGGCTTTCGCTCTGGAGAGCGCGATGGACGAGCTCGCCGTACGCCTGAACCTCGATCCGGTCGAGCTGCGGCTGCGCAACCACGCCGAGGCGGACCCCGAAAAGAAGCTGCCCTGGTCGAGCAAGTCCCTGCGGCAGTGCTACGCCGACGGGGCCGAGCGGATCGGCTGGACGCGCCGCACGCCCGCGCCGGGGTCCATGCGCGACGGCCGCCTGCTCGTCGGGCTGGGCATGGCGACGGCCGTCTATCCGGCCAACCGCACCGCGTCGAGCGCCAAGGTGCTGCTGCTGGCCGACGGTTCGGCGGTGGTCCACAGTTCCAGCAGCGACATGGGGCCGGGCACCTACACGAGCATGGCCCAGGTGGCCGCCGACGCCCTGGGCCTGGACGTGTCGCGCGTGCGGGTCGAGATCGGAGACACCGAGTATCCCTTCGCGCCCGTGCAGGGCGGGTCGCAGATGATGGCGAGCCTGGGGCCGGCCGTGATGCTCAGCGCCCAGGAGGCCCGGCGCAAGGCGGTGGTGCTGGCCCTGTCCGACCGCCGCTCGCCGCTGTACGGCCTGGACCCGGCCGGGGTCACGGTGCAGGGCGGCCGCCTGTTCGCGGCGGGCGATCCGTCACGCGGCGAAACCTACGCAGCCCTGCTGGCCCGGCTGAAGGTCGCGTCGGTCGAGGGCCACCAGACCAGCGGCCCCGGCAGCGAGAAGGACCGCTACTCCTTCTGGAGTTTCGGCGCGCACTTCGTCGAGGTGACGGTGGACCCCGACGTGCTGGAGACGCGGGTGCGCCGGGTGGTCAGCTCGCTGGCGGTGGGCCGGGTCATCAACCCCCGCATCGCGCACAGCCAGGCGCTCGGCGGCGTCATCGGCGGGCTGGGTATGGCGCTCCTCGAGGAGACGCGGCGCGACGACCGCTACGGCCGCGTGACCAACGCCAACCTCAGCGAGTACCTCGTACCGGTGAATGCCGACGTGCCCCGGCTGGAACCGGCCTATGTCGAGGAGGTCGAACCCTACCTCAACCCCCTGGGCGGCAAGGGCCTGGGCGAACTGCCTATCGTGGGGGTAGCGGCGGCCGTCGCCAACGCGGTGTACCACGCCACCGGCAAGCGCGTGCGCGACCTGCCCATCGGCATCGAAAAGCTGCTCTGA
- a CDS encoding FAD binding domain-containing protein: MRNFAYEAARMPGDAVMAVAQDTGARFIAGGTTLVDLMRVNVEAPSKLVDINGLPLKGITALPGGGVRIGALARMSEVAEHPLVVQGFPAVSQALLASASPQLRNKASIGGNLLQRTRCPYFRDLALPCNKREPGTGCSAIGGENKMQAVLGTSDSCIATYAGDMAVAMVALDAVVRVRGPRGDRTVNLVDLHVVPGDTPQRETVLAPEDLILAVDLPAAPHAARSHYLKVRDRASYEFAVTSAATGLDVQGGRIRAARVALGGVGTKPWRSPEAEALLVGQAPTREAFGAAAQAALRGARGYSQNAFKIPLAQRTLIRALELAAGGPA, from the coding sequence ATGAGGAATTTCGCTTACGAGGCCGCCCGGATGCCGGGTGACGCTGTCATGGCAGTGGCCCAGGACACGGGTGCCAGATTCATCGCCGGAGGGACCACGCTGGTCGACCTCATGCGGGTGAACGTCGAGGCTCCCAGCAAGCTCGTGGACATCAACGGCCTGCCCCTGAAAGGCATCACTGCCCTGCCCGGCGGCGGGGTCCGGATCGGGGCACTGGCGCGGATGAGTGAGGTCGCCGAACATCCGCTGGTCGTGCAGGGCTTTCCGGCCGTGTCGCAGGCCCTGCTCGCCAGCGCCTCGCCGCAGCTGCGCAACAAGGCGAGCATCGGGGGCAACCTGCTTCAGCGGACGCGCTGCCCCTATTTCCGTGACCTGGCCCTGCCCTGCAACAAGCGCGAACCGGGGACCGGCTGCTCGGCCATCGGCGGCGAGAACAAGATGCAGGCGGTCCTGGGCACGAGCGACTCCTGTATCGCCACCTACGCGGGCGACATGGCGGTGGCGATGGTGGCCCTGGACGCCGTGGTGCGGGTGCGCGGCCCCAGGGGCGACCGCACGGTCAATCTCGTGGACCTCCATGTCGTGCCCGGGGACACGCCGCAGCGGGAAACCGTGCTGGCGCCCGAGGACCTGATCCTGGCGGTGGACCTTCCGGCGGCCCCGCACGCGGCGCGCTCGCACTACCTCAAGGTGCGTGACCGCGCGAGCTACGAGTTCGCAGTGACCTCGGCGGCCACAGGCCTGGACGTGCAGGGCGGGCGCATCCGCGCGGCGCGGGTGGCGTTGGGGGGCGTGGGCACCAAGCCCTGGCGCTCGCCCGAGGCCGAGGCGCTGCTGGTCGGGCAGGCCCCGACCCGTGAGGCCTTCGGCGCGGCGGCGCAGGCCGCGCTGCGGGGCGCGCGCGGCTACAGCCAGAACGCCTTCAAGATCCCCCTCGCGCAGCGCACCCTGATCCGGGCGCTGGAACTCGCCGCAGGAGGCCCCGCATGA
- a CDS encoding (2Fe-2S)-binding protein has translation MAEQENPAELVDLKLRVNGVTRSLRLEPRVSLLDALREHLGLTGTKKGCNQGACGACTVHVNGVRINSCLALAIMHQQDDITTIEGLAQGEALHPMQQAFIDHEGLQCGYCTPGQIMSGVACVREGHAQSDAQTREWMSGNVCRCGCYNGIVEAVRSVREAQG, from the coding sequence GTGGCCGAGCAGGAGAACCCCGCCGAACTGGTCGATCTGAAATTGAGGGTCAACGGCGTGACCCGCAGCCTGCGCCTTGAGCCGCGGGTCAGTCTGCTTGATGCCCTCCGGGAGCACCTGGGGCTGACCGGCACCAAGAAAGGGTGCAACCAGGGGGCCTGCGGAGCCTGCACCGTGCACGTGAACGGCGTACGGATCAATTCCTGCCTGGCCCTGGCGATCATGCACCAGCAGGACGACATCACGACCATCGAGGGCCTGGCGCAGGGTGAGGCCCTCCACCCCATGCAGCAGGCCTTCATCGACCATGAGGGCCTGCAGTGCGGCTACTGCACCCCCGGCCAGATCATGTCGGGCGTGGCCTGCGTGCGCGAGGGCCATGCCCAGAGCGATGCCCAGACCCGGGAGTGGATGAGCGGCAACGTCTGCCGCTGCGGCTGCTACAACGGCATCGTCGAGGCTGTGCGCTCGGTACGGGAGGCCCAGGGATGA